A genome region from bacterium SCSIO 12844 includes the following:
- a CDS encoding phage tail protein, with translation MKTLTFGEVVFDINQITYSQLDKSLKMRWVKHTRINQAPRLEHTGIESETLTIRGIVFTHYQNVFDALKQLNDIALSAKPQFLVGLDGMVYGRWVLESINEQITDEVKMSYSLSLIRYDSDK, from the coding sequence ATGAAAACATTAACATTTGGTGAAGTGGTTTTTGATATTAACCAAATTACATATAGTCAGCTAGATAAGTCATTGAAAATGCGTTGGGTAAAGCATACTAGGATTAATCAAGCACCCAGATTAGAACATACTGGGATTGAATCAGAAACATTAACAATTCGTGGTATTGTTTTTACCCATTATCAGAATGTATTTGATGCGCTTAAACAATTAAATGATATTGCACTTAGTGCTAAACCACAATTTTTAGTTGGATTAGATGGTATGGTTTATGGGCGTTGGGTATTAGAAAGTATTAATGAACAAATTACAGATGAAGTAAAAATGAGTTATTCATTATCATTGATTCGTTATGATTCAGATAAGTAA
- a CDS encoding phage tail protein has product MYEIKLTESGREKLALSSIDKNTLQLANFTVSNQSDDYALSSVIFEQPINQVDVRGDEILVSCVIPETVEDVWLKFIAIFDDKNEVIACGNLPEFYKPKFEVSPSICNYLVKFKYANADQLTIDFDSQAYVSKKDYYQLSASVIQLMSHHIAHIWPKK; this is encoded by the coding sequence ATGTATGAAATTAAACTAACTGAATCAGGTAGAGAAAAATTAGCATTAAGTTCAATTGATAAAAATACACTACAGTTAGCTAATTTTACAGTGAGTAATCAAAGTGATGATTATGCTTTATCTTCTGTCATTTTTGAACAGCCTATTAATCAAGTTGATGTTCGTGGTGATGAAATTTTAGTTAGTTGTGTAATTCCTGAGACAGTTGAAGATGTTTGGCTTAAGTTTATTGCCATATTTGATGATAAGAATGAAGTTATAGCTTGTGGTAATTTACCGGAATTTTATAAGCCTAAGTTTGAAGTGTCACCTTCAATTTGTAACTATTTAGTTAAATTTAAGTATGCTAATGCAGATCAATTGACGATTGATTTTGATTCACAAGCTTATGTATCTAAAAAAGATTATTACCAATTATCAGCATCGGTTATTCAATTAATGAGTCATCATATAGCGCATATTTGGCCTAAAAAGTAG
- a CDS encoding phage tail protein I, with protein MNSLMILPPNATKLEQSIVAAFLNQLAQKEIFIRSLFNPDEALDVFLVYLAQLLSVDFELYHQVLEPKKCLMIKQSIEIHRQKGTFGALKNALDTLGYPISINEWYESDDLKAHTFSLTIDLTNHDHVNLEVVNHMVKKHKNIQSSYCLKLNNNLNLAIFIFASFSIEHTFLLQGD; from the coding sequence ATGAATAGTTTAATGATACTACCACCGAATGCAACTAAATTAGAACAATCAATAGTTGCAGCATTTTTAAATCAGTTAGCACAAAAAGAGATCTTTATCCGTAGTCTATTTAATCCGGATGAAGCTTTAGATGTATTTCTAGTTTATTTAGCACAATTATTATCAGTAGATTTTGAATTATATCATCAAGTTTTAGAGCCAAAGAAATGTCTGATGATTAAACAATCAATTGAAATACATCGCCAAAAAGGCACATTTGGTGCACTCAAAAATGCATTAGACACTTTAGGCTATCCAATAAGTATTAATGAGTGGTATGAATCTGATGATCTAAAAGCACATACTTTTAGCTTAACGATTGATTTAACTAATCATGATCATGTCAATTTAGAAGTGGTTAATCATATGGTGAAAAAACATAAAAATATACAAAGTAGTTATTGTTTAAAGCTAAATAATAATTTGAATTTAGCCATTTTTATTTTTGCATCTTTTAGTATTGAACATACTTTTTTACTTCAAGGAGATTAA
- a CDS encoding phage tail sheath subtilisin-like domain-containing protein, whose product MSDSFFHGVEIIETDDGIRPIQTVRSSVIGLIGVADDADETVFPLNEPVLITNRKDTAKLGKSGSLVDAVNLIYDQIGAVVVIVRVEKSDNQQEQMANMIGGVDENEKRTGINVLMDSESKLGVKPKLLIAPGFSSEVAVVEALKSIAQRLKAIVIAESPSTTDSDAIEYIQNFDHSRIYVVDPSICILKNGIKTVVPCSSLIAGLIAKVDHQYGWHLSPSNHVLNGVVGAQRAIEYSYYEQSKANLLNENRINVIIRQNGWRLWGNRTTSSDPKWQFLCIRRTADMINESLLYAHQWAVDRGITKTFIDDVTMSVNDYLRTLIAQGRIIGGKCWVDETVNSNNEILNGHIIFDFDFTPVYPAERITFRSRLTDDYLEEIF is encoded by the coding sequence ATGTCAGATAGTTTTTTTCATGGTGTTGAAATAATTGAAACAGACGATGGTATTCGACCTATTCAAACTGTGCGAAGTTCTGTTATTGGTCTTATTGGAGTAGCAGATGATGCAGATGAAACGGTATTTCCACTTAATGAGCCTGTATTAATTACAAATCGTAAAGATACAGCAAAACTAGGAAAATCTGGAAGTTTAGTTGATGCAGTTAATTTAATCTATGATCAAATCGGTGCAGTTGTTGTTATTGTACGGGTTGAAAAAAGTGATAATCAACAAGAGCAAATGGCAAATATGATTGGCGGTGTTGATGAGAATGAAAAAAGGACTGGCATTAACGTATTGATGGATTCTGAAAGTAAGCTAGGTGTTAAGCCAAAATTACTAATTGCACCTGGTTTTAGTTCCGAAGTTGCAGTAGTAGAAGCATTAAAGTCAATAGCACAGCGCTTAAAAGCAATTGTGATTGCTGAGAGTCCATCAACAACTGATAGTGATGCAATTGAATATATTCAAAACTTTGATCATTCAAGAATTTATGTTGTTGATCCAAGTATCTGTATTTTAAAAAATGGTATAAAAACAGTTGTACCTTGTAGTAGTTTAATTGCTGGATTAATTGCTAAAGTTGATCATCAATATGGCTGGCACCTTAGTCCTTCAAACCATGTATTAAATGGAGTTGTTGGCGCACAACGAGCAATTGAATATAGCTATTATGAACAATCAAAAGCCAATCTTTTAAATGAAAACCGTATTAATGTCATTATTCGTCAAAATGGTTGGCGTTTATGGGGAAATCGAACAACATCTTCTGATCCAAAATGGCAATTTTTATGTATTAGGCGTACAGCTGATATGATTAATGAGTCCTTATTATATGCTCACCAATGGGCAGTTGATCGTGGAATTACAAAAACTTTTATTGATGATGTGACAATGAGTGTTAATGACTATCTACGCACTTTAATAGCACAAGGAAGAATCATTGGCGGTAAATGTTGGGTGGATGAAACAGTTAATAGCAACAATGAGATATTAAATGGACATATTATATTTGATTTTGATTTTACACCGGTTTATCCAGCTGAACGTATTACATTTCGCTCGCGTCTAACAGATGATTATTTAGAAGAAATATTTTAA
- a CDS encoding phage baseplate assembly protein V, translating into MTELERLWELERRLANLIRIGRIQSIDFSSTRAKVVIGQLESDWLKWLTQRAGDCQSWWTPSKGEQVVLLSPCGELNNGVILPALFANNEPTNNASIHYYRYKDGTEVSYDYEKQKLTVNATGLIEIAAEKEVKIKSNAAQIKLNQIDIDVPEISIKGNLSINGSIIVSQGDVIADGKALKMHTHIGDSGGITSSAK; encoded by the coding sequence ATGACTGAATTAGAACGTCTTTGGGAATTAGAGCGTCGTTTGGCGAATCTGATTAGAATTGGAAGAATTCAATCAATTGATTTTAGCTCTACTAGAGCTAAAGTTGTTATAGGGCAATTAGAGAGCGATTGGTTGAAATGGTTAACTCAAAGAGCTGGTGATTGCCAAAGTTGGTGGACGCCATCAAAAGGCGAGCAAGTGGTGTTACTTTCCCCATGTGGTGAATTAAATAATGGCGTTATTTTACCGGCATTATTTGCTAATAATGAACCGACTAATAACGCTTCTATACATTATTATCGCTATAAAGATGGTACTGAAGTTAGTTATGATTATGAAAAGCAAAAATTAACGGTTAATGCTACGGGTTTAATTGAAATTGCTGCAGAAAAAGAAGTTAAAATAAAATCTAATGCTGCACAAATTAAGTTAAACCAAATTGACATTGATGTACCTGAAATTTCAATAAAAGGCAATTTATCGATTAATGGTAGTATTATTGTATCACAAGGTGATGTTATTGCTGATGGTAAAGCACTGAAAATGCATACCCATATCGGTGATAGTGGAGGCATAACTTCATCTGCAAAATAA
- a CDS encoding GPW/gp25 family protein produces the protein MNGISKYGNKMLEDFEHVKQSIEDILTTPIGSRVMNRNYGSKLFNLIDQPFNQITLAKILNATLEAISIWEKRVRVSQIKVNRNSLHHILLDIEFIYLANGKKNNFWGIVI, from the coding sequence ATGAATGGAATATCAAAATATGGAAATAAAATGCTTGAAGATTTTGAGCATGTAAAACAAAGCATTGAAGATATCTTAACAACACCAATCGGTTCAAGAGTAATGAATAGAAATTATGGCTCTAAATTATTTAATTTGATTGATCAGCCGTTTAATCAAATAACACTGGCAAAAATATTAAATGCAACATTAGAAGCAATCTCTATTTGGGAGAAGCGTGTACGTGTTAGTCAAATTAAAGTTAATCGAAATAGCTTACACCATATTCTATTAGATATTGAATTTATTTATTTAGCTAATGGAAAGAAAAATAATTTTTGGGGTATTGTAATATGA
- a CDS encoding baseplate J/gp47 family protein, which translates to MKKIDLSKLPLPAAIQKVDYEDNYNLLLNDFKKRLPEYDADITSDPAVKILQSCAYGLTLYQMRINDAVKSVLISSAKGSDLDNLGALLAVFREKDELDDRFRLRVISALEKTSTAGSQCAYEALTMESDARVIDVVAYDDNHKPGIAFILIQSCEYQCGRASEELIAKVTSYLSAPERKPLGCKIVVSSVKPRHYSIEAKIILDKQSNQSLVLKTLKDNIKLFTQTRHRIGQSIPLSEIYARLNIEGVSYVDQLIQPVESINTSNRETPYCREIKIEVSDE; encoded by the coding sequence ATGAAAAAAATAGACTTATCCAAACTACCTTTACCTGCAGCAATTCAAAAAGTCGACTATGAAGATAATTATAATTTATTGTTAAACGACTTTAAAAAGAGACTACCAGAGTATGATGCAGATATTACTTCTGACCCCGCAGTTAAAATACTTCAGTCTTGCGCATATGGCTTAACCTTATATCAAATGAGAATTAATGATGCAGTTAAATCGGTTTTGATTTCATCAGCTAAAGGTTCTGATTTGGATAATCTAGGAGCTTTATTAGCAGTTTTTAGAGAAAAAGATGAGTTAGATGATCGTTTCAGATTGAGAGTAATTAGTGCATTAGAAAAAACATCAACTGCAGGCAGTCAATGTGCATATGAAGCATTAACGATGGAATCTGATGCAAGAGTAATCGATGTTGTAGCTTATGATGATAACCATAAACCAGGCATTGCATTTATACTAATTCAAAGTTGTGAATATCAATGTGGTCGAGCATCTGAAGAATTAATTGCTAAGGTAACCAGTTATTTATCTGCACCAGAACGGAAACCTTTAGGGTGTAAAATAGTTGTTTCAAGTGTTAAGCCACGACATTATTCAATTGAGGCAAAGATTATACTTGATAAACAGTCAAATCAATCGCTAGTACTTAAAACACTTAAAGATAATATCAAATTGTTTACACAAACACGCCATCGTATTGGTCAATCAATCCCTTTATCTGAAATATATGCACGACTAAACATAGAGGGTGTTAGCTATGTTGATCAGTTAATACAACCTGTAGAGTCAATTAATACTTCAAATAGAGAAACACCTTATTGTAGGGAAATTAAAATTGAGGTAAGTGATGAATAG
- a CDS encoding tail protein X, translating to MAVYITKDGDMLDEICYQHYKSERYLVKVLEANRNLSDADLKLKANHAIELPDITLDEFISLRLW from the coding sequence ATGGCAGTTTATATTACTAAAGATGGTGATATGTTAGATGAAATTTGCTATCAACATTATAAAAGCGAAAGGTATTTAGTAAAAGTATTAGAAGCAAATCGAAATTTAAGTGATGCTGATTTAAAGTTAAAAGCTAATCATGCTATTGAATTACCAGATATTACCTTAGATGAATTTATATCGTTGAGGTTATGGTAA
- a CDS encoding phage tail assembly protein, with translation MEIILNEDVNLLNGIKTKLVELREPTPRDLLNISNIKQVEFKEITLISNLTSIDIESIKDMPMKDYKKLQNALEVIYSDDATSPK, from the coding sequence ATGGAAATTATCTTAAATGAGGATGTAAATTTACTGAATGGTATAAAAACAAAACTAGTTGAATTAAGAGAGCCAACACCAAGAGATTTGTTAAATATCAGTAATATTAAACAAGTAGAGTTTAAAGAAATTACTTTGATTTCTAATTTAACGAGTATTGATATTGAAAGTATTAAAGATATGCCAATGAAAGACTATAAAAAATTACAAAATGCATTAGAGGTGATTTATAGTGATGATGCTACATCCCCAAAGTAA
- a CDS encoding phage major tail tube protein yields the protein MIGDRILLNFGVYLDGYGYLGEASEVQLPKITLKTAELSAAGISGIIEVDLGKVEKMESSFKLKGVHIKPINALGLGNSIPLILRAAIKNADGTIKQIIIEMRGLIKEIDHGTFNSEDMGETSVLMSVHYYRLSEDNEDIIEIDPMNNIRKINGENSLADSIKAIN from the coding sequence ATGATAGGAGATCGTATTTTATTAAATTTTGGTGTTTATCTTGATGGTTATGGTTATTTAGGGGAGGCATCAGAAGTACAACTGCCCAAAATAACATTAAAAACAGCAGAACTTTCAGCAGCTGGAATTTCAGGCATCATTGAAGTTGATTTAGGTAAAGTTGAAAAAATGGAATCAAGTTTTAAATTAAAAGGAGTCCATATAAAACCAATTAATGCATTAGGTTTAGGTAATTCAATACCTTTAATCTTAAGAGCAGCAATTAAAAATGCTGATGGCACAATTAAGCAAATCATTATTGAAATGCGCGGTTTAATCAAAGAAATTGATCATGGTACTTTTAATAGTGAAGATATGGGGGAAACATCAGTTTTAATGAGTGTACATTACTATCGTTTAAGTGAAGATAATGAAGATATTATTGAAATTGATCCAATGAATAATATCCGTAAAATTAATGGTGAAAACTCATTAGCTGATAGTATTAAAGCAATTAATTAG